The Mycolicibacterium smegmatis genome has a window encoding:
- a CDS encoding acyl-CoA dehydrogenase family protein yields MDFSRVELSDEDTRFRDELRAFLAEIVTDEVIRRDRETGENFDESVHLALGGAGYLAADYRCADDGGFSAVRRRIWELEIGRAHTPWFHWGTTAMAAHTVEKFGTPELVEEVLPGVLSGRVRICLGYTEPEGGSDVATCKTRAVRDGDAWIINGSKMFTSNAHNAQYVFLVTNTDPEAPKHNSLTMFLVPLGTPGVEIQGIRTVDGDRTNITYYSDVRVSDRYRVGDVNGGWGVLRGALDVEHGTFERDTHGLQKIATMTEHITLMAEALDLVAAQAPGDGASRFRLGRGIACTEAAMSTPDMYGRVAIAQTMRDVTPDLMDILGPAGALTDGVEYIFRLAGPTGIYGGTLEVFRNMIAQHGLGLGKPNYAQPVKKVS; encoded by the coding sequence ATGGACTTCTCACGGGTCGAGCTGTCGGACGAGGACACCCGGTTCCGCGACGAGTTGCGGGCGTTCCTCGCCGAGATCGTCACCGACGAGGTGATCCGGCGCGACCGCGAGACGGGCGAGAACTTCGACGAATCGGTGCATCTGGCCCTCGGTGGCGCAGGCTATCTGGCCGCGGACTACCGCTGCGCCGACGACGGCGGATTCAGCGCGGTGCGGCGACGCATCTGGGAACTGGAGATCGGCCGCGCCCACACCCCGTGGTTCCACTGGGGCACAACGGCCATGGCCGCGCACACCGTCGAGAAGTTCGGCACACCCGAACTCGTCGAGGAGGTGCTGCCCGGTGTGCTGTCCGGACGTGTGCGGATCTGCCTGGGATACACCGAACCCGAGGGCGGATCCGACGTCGCGACATGCAAGACCCGCGCCGTTCGCGACGGCGACGCTTGGATCATCAACGGCTCCAAGATGTTCACGTCCAATGCCCACAACGCCCAGTACGTCTTCCTGGTCACCAACACCGATCCCGAGGCGCCCAAGCACAACAGCCTCACCATGTTCCTGGTGCCGCTCGGCACCCCCGGCGTCGAGATCCAGGGCATCCGTACGGTCGACGGTGACCGCACCAACATCACCTATTACAGCGACGTCCGGGTGAGCGACCGCTACCGCGTCGGTGACGTCAACGGCGGATGGGGCGTGCTGCGCGGGGCCCTGGACGTCGAGCACGGCACGTTCGAGCGCGACACGCACGGCCTGCAGAAGATCGCCACGATGACCGAGCACATCACGCTGATGGCCGAGGCGCTCGACCTCGTTGCCGCCCAGGCACCCGGCGACGGGGCGTCCCGGTTCCGGCTGGGGCGTGGCATCGCCTGCACGGAGGCCGCGATGAGTACACCGGACATGTACGGACGCGTCGCCATCGCGCAGACCATGCGTGACGTGACACCGGACCTCATGGACATCCTCGGTCCGGCGGGTGCGCTGACCGACGGTGTGGAGTACATCTTCCGGCTGGCCGGGCCCACCGGCATCTACGGCGGCACCCTTGAGGTGTTCCGCAACATGATCGCCCAGCACGGTCTGGGCCTGGGGAAACCGAACTACGCACAACCGGTCAAGAAGGTGTCGTGA
- a CDS encoding acyl-CoA thioesterase encodes MSVFDKAIDLQPAGDGHFQGSTVPEWANMVGPFGGITAAALIRAIQLHPQCHGQPIALTVNYVAPIADGDFDVDTKLVRTNRSNQHWIVEQSQGGEVKTTATAVFGLRRDTWSDAEATPPSAPEPDGLEQAASPLTWFANYDIRYVDGAVPAAEGPGSDSSTTTLWVRNNPARPLDFAALTAVGDIFFPRVFLRRGQFLPAGTVTLTIYYHANAAQIDSAGDDFVLGTARAHQFTRGYFDQTAHLWSRDGVPLATSHQYVYFKG; translated from the coding sequence GTGAGTGTCTTCGACAAGGCGATCGACCTGCAACCCGCCGGCGACGGCCACTTCCAGGGCAGCACCGTGCCCGAGTGGGCGAACATGGTGGGCCCGTTCGGCGGGATCACCGCGGCCGCGTTGATCCGCGCGATCCAACTGCATCCGCAGTGTCACGGCCAGCCGATCGCGCTGACCGTCAACTACGTCGCCCCGATCGCCGACGGCGACTTCGACGTCGACACCAAACTGGTCCGCACCAACCGGTCCAACCAGCACTGGATCGTCGAACAGAGTCAGGGTGGCGAGGTGAAGACCACCGCGACAGCGGTTTTCGGGCTGCGCCGCGACACCTGGTCGGATGCCGAGGCCACGCCGCCGTCCGCACCGGAACCTGACGGGCTGGAGCAGGCGGCGTCGCCGCTGACGTGGTTCGCCAACTACGACATCCGGTACGTCGACGGCGCGGTGCCCGCGGCCGAGGGGCCCGGGTCGGACTCGTCGACCACCACGCTGTGGGTGCGCAACAACCCTGCGCGGCCACTCGATTTCGCGGCGCTCACCGCGGTCGGTGACATCTTCTTCCCGCGGGTGTTCCTGCGCCGCGGGCAGTTCCTGCCGGCGGGCACCGTGACGCTCACGATCTACTATCACGCGAATGCCGCGCAGATCGACTCCGCCGGTGACGATTTCGTTCTCGGCACCGCGCGTGCGCACCAGTTCACACGGGGCTATTTCGACCAGACCGCACACCTGTGGAGCCGCGACGGCGTGCCGCTCGCGACGTCACATCAGTACGTGTACTTCAAGGGCTGA
- a CDS encoding PucR family transcriptional regulator → MVSVSEVLGVRALGLRGVLVGRADADIRWVATSELPDPTPFLEGGEILLTTGIETRTWGREWDDYVRRLAGAAVAAVGFGIGLTHERTPTALIAACREHDVNLFEVPRRTTFVAISREVARLLSEQESAATQAALQTQRKLISAATKRDPATAVVTALAQALDGAACLMSPDGRALTGPVGPRRGEFPFDDAAADVRRLQTQAGRSAATQSRPALSLSVQPIGLRGRPAAYLATMGPVRLSDAERDALTTSVAVLGLVDEQRRSRSTTRQHLHSRAIELLAGNDSRTAQLILEVDAPALVIPERIRFLRATGGDSEITDAVTALERRGILAGTYADELCAVAVPERAEAAGESMVDAGLQVGVGAAVPSDDGASGYRTAGLALAQTTPTAALVVWDHVVNDGPLGLIDPQRAAAFAESWLSGLDSEQLETLRCFLRHHGSRLKVAEELGLHRNTVRNRLDAIEALLPGRLDDPQTRVSAWIALQSLPPENRPVSP, encoded by the coding sequence ATGGTCAGCGTCTCCGAGGTCCTGGGTGTGCGAGCGCTCGGGTTGCGCGGTGTGCTCGTGGGCCGGGCCGACGCCGACATCCGTTGGGTCGCCACGAGCGAACTGCCCGATCCGACGCCGTTTCTCGAAGGTGGCGAGATCCTGCTCACCACCGGCATCGAGACGCGCACCTGGGGTCGGGAATGGGACGACTACGTGCGGCGGCTGGCCGGCGCCGCGGTCGCGGCCGTGGGTTTCGGCATCGGGTTGACACACGAACGCACCCCCACCGCGCTGATCGCCGCGTGCCGCGAACACGACGTCAACCTCTTCGAGGTGCCGCGGCGCACGACGTTCGTCGCGATCAGCCGGGAGGTGGCGCGCCTGCTCTCCGAGCAGGAATCGGCCGCCACACAGGCCGCGCTGCAGACCCAGAGGAAGTTGATCTCCGCGGCGACGAAACGCGATCCCGCAACAGCCGTGGTCACGGCCCTGGCCCAGGCACTCGACGGGGCGGCGTGCCTGATGTCCCCCGACGGGCGAGCGCTGACCGGCCCGGTCGGTCCGCGGCGCGGCGAGTTCCCGTTCGACGACGCAGCCGCCGACGTCCGGCGCCTGCAGACACAGGCCGGACGATCGGCTGCCACGCAGTCCCGTCCGGCATTGTCGTTGTCGGTGCAGCCCATCGGATTACGCGGCAGGCCCGCGGCGTATCTCGCGACGATGGGTCCGGTGCGGCTCTCGGATGCCGAACGCGACGCCCTGACCACCTCGGTCGCCGTTCTGGGCCTGGTCGACGAACAGCGCCGCAGTCGCTCAACGACACGTCAGCACCTGCACAGTCGCGCGATCGAGTTGCTCGCGGGAAACGATTCCCGCACAGCGCAGTTGATCCTCGAGGTGGATGCGCCCGCACTCGTCATCCCGGAGCGGATCAGATTCTTGCGGGCCACCGGCGGTGATTCCGAGATCACCGACGCCGTCACCGCCCTCGAGCGGCGCGGCATCCTCGCAGGCACCTACGCCGACGAACTCTGCGCCGTCGCGGTTCCCGAGCGGGCCGAGGCCGCCGGCGAGTCGATGGTGGACGCGGGACTGCAGGTGGGCGTCGGCGCCGCGGTGCCGTCGGACGACGGCGCGTCGGGCTACCGTACGGCAGGCCTCGCGCTGGCCCAGACCACGCCCACCGCAGCGCTCGTGGTGTGGGACCACGTCGTCAACGACGGGCCGCTGGGGCTCATCGATCCGCAGCGGGCCGCGGCATTCGCCGAATCCTGGTTGTCCGGGCTGGATTCCGAGCAGTTGGAGACGCTGCGGTGCTTCCTGCGCCATCACGGTTCGCGGCTCAAGGTGGCCGAGGAACTAGGCCTGCACCGCAACACCGTCCGCAACCGCCTCGACGCGATCGAGGCGCTGCTGCCCGGGCGGCTCGACGACCCGCAGACGCGGGTCAGTGCGTGGATCGCGCTGCAGTCGTTGCCGCCCGAGAACCGGCCGGTCAGCCCTTGA
- the gabT gene encoding 4-aminobutyrate--2-oxoglutarate transaminase has protein sequence MTIAEIAGRTLTQERRLVTAIPGPISQELQARKQSAVAAGVGVTLPVYIVAAGGGVLADADGNQLIDFGSGIAVTTVGNSAPAVVDAVTQQVAAFTHTCFMVTPYEGYVKVAEHLNRLTPGDHEKRTALFNSGAEAVENAVKIARAYTRRQAVVVFDHAYHGRTNLTMAMTAKNQPYKHGFGPFANEVYRVPTSYPFRDGETDGAAAAAHALDLINKQVGADNVAAVVIEPVHGEGGFVVPAPGFLGALQKWCTDNGAVFVADEVQTGFARTGALFACEHENVVPDLIVTAKGIAGGLPLSAVTGRAEIMDGPQSGGLGGTYGGNPLACAAALAVIDTIERENLVARARAIGETMLSRLGALAAADPRIGEVRGRGAMIAVELVKPGTTEPDADLTKRVAAAAHAQGLVVLTCGTYGNVLRFLPPLSMPDHLLDEGLDILAAVFAEVK, from the coding sequence GTGACCATCGCCGAGATCGCCGGTCGGACACTCACCCAGGAACGCCGGCTCGTCACCGCCATTCCCGGCCCGATCTCGCAGGAGCTGCAGGCGCGCAAGCAGAGTGCCGTGGCGGCGGGTGTCGGCGTGACGCTGCCGGTCTACATCGTCGCGGCCGGTGGCGGCGTGCTCGCGGACGCCGACGGCAACCAGCTCATCGACTTCGGCTCGGGCATCGCCGTCACCACCGTCGGCAACAGCGCACCCGCCGTCGTCGACGCGGTGACGCAGCAGGTCGCAGCGTTCACCCACACGTGCTTCATGGTCACGCCCTACGAGGGATACGTGAAGGTGGCCGAGCACCTCAACCGGCTCACCCCGGGCGATCACGAGAAGCGCACGGCGCTGTTCAACTCCGGCGCCGAAGCCGTCGAGAACGCGGTCAAGATCGCGCGTGCCTACACCCGCAGGCAGGCGGTGGTGGTGTTCGACCACGCCTACCACGGCCGCACCAACCTGACCATGGCGATGACCGCCAAGAACCAGCCGTACAAGCACGGCTTCGGCCCGTTCGCCAACGAGGTGTACCGCGTGCCCACGTCGTACCCGTTCCGCGACGGCGAGACCGACGGCGCGGCCGCCGCGGCGCACGCCCTCGACCTGATCAACAAGCAGGTCGGCGCCGACAACGTCGCCGCCGTGGTGATCGAACCCGTCCACGGTGAGGGCGGATTTGTCGTTCCCGCACCGGGATTCCTCGGCGCTCTGCAGAAGTGGTGCACCGACAACGGCGCGGTGTTCGTCGCCGACGAGGTGCAGACCGGATTCGCCCGCACCGGTGCGCTGTTCGCGTGCGAGCACGAGAACGTGGTGCCCGATCTGATCGTCACCGCCAAGGGCATCGCAGGCGGTCTGCCGCTGTCGGCGGTGACCGGTCGCGCCGAGATCATGGACGGCCCGCAGTCCGGTGGCCTCGGCGGCACCTACGGCGGCAACCCGCTGGCGTGTGCCGCCGCGCTCGCGGTGATCGACACCATCGAGCGTGAAAACCTCGTCGCGCGGGCCCGCGCGATCGGCGAGACCATGCTGAGCCGCCTCGGTGCGCTCGCCGCAGCCGATCCGCGCATCGGCGAGGTGCGTGGCCGCGGCGCCATGATCGCTGTCGAACTGGTCAAGCCGGGCACCACCGAGCCCGACGCCGACCTGACCAAGCGCGTCGCCGCCGCTGCGCACGCGCAGGGCCTGGTGGTGCTGACGTGCGGCACCTACGGCAACGTGCTGCGCTTCCTGCCCCCGCTGAGCATGCCCGACCACCTGCTCGACGAAGGACTCGACATCCTGGCCGCAGTGTTCGCAGAGGTGAAGTGA
- a CDS encoding NAD-dependent succinate-semialdehyde dehydrogenase, giving the protein MNYQDAIAGLDAKHGILIDGNARGADATFDVHDPATGEVIAAVSDGSAADAVAAVDAAQKAFGAWAATSPRERSEILRRAYELILADIDRLSALVCAENGKSQADARAEVTYAAEFFRWFSEEAVRTDGAFGSNPAGNARTLVTHKPVGVAALVTPWNFPAAMATRKIAPALAAGCTVVLKPAAETPLTALAIAAILTDAGVPAGVVNLVPTSDAGAVVSAWLADARVRKISFTGSTGIGRVLLKQAADRVVNASMELGGNAPFVVTADADIAKAVEGAMLAKFRGAGQVCTAANRFYVHASVHDEFVAAFAAKIEALRVGPAADPASEIGPLVSPRAAQRVSAAIDAAVADGAVVAAKAPTPTEGWFVAPTLLTDVAPDAAILTDEIFGPVAPVVAWEDEDELLRWANDTEYGLAAYVFAGRLQDALRIAERIDAGMVGVNRGAVSDPSAPFGGMKQSGLGREGAREGLQEFQETQYFSVAFD; this is encoded by the coding sequence ATGAACTACCAGGACGCGATCGCCGGGCTCGACGCCAAGCACGGCATCCTCATCGACGGCAACGCCCGCGGCGCCGACGCCACGTTCGACGTGCACGATCCCGCGACGGGCGAGGTGATCGCCGCGGTGTCCGACGGCTCGGCCGCCGATGCGGTGGCCGCGGTCGACGCCGCACAGAAGGCGTTCGGCGCGTGGGCCGCCACCAGCCCGCGTGAGCGCAGCGAGATCCTGCGTCGCGCATACGAACTGATCCTCGCCGACATCGACCGGCTCAGCGCGCTGGTGTGCGCCGAGAACGGCAAGTCGCAGGCCGATGCCCGCGCCGAGGTCACCTACGCCGCCGAGTTCTTCCGCTGGTTCAGCGAGGAGGCCGTGCGCACCGACGGCGCCTTCGGCAGCAACCCGGCAGGCAACGCACGAACTCTGGTGACGCACAAGCCCGTCGGCGTCGCCGCGCTGGTAACGCCGTGGAACTTTCCGGCCGCCATGGCGACTCGCAAGATCGCACCCGCGCTGGCCGCGGGGTGCACCGTGGTGCTCAAGCCTGCGGCCGAGACACCGCTGACCGCCCTGGCGATCGCGGCCATCCTCACCGACGCCGGGGTACCTGCAGGCGTGGTCAACCTGGTGCCGACCAGCGACGCGGGTGCGGTGGTGTCGGCGTGGCTCGCCGACGCACGGGTCCGCAAGATCTCATTCACGGGGTCCACCGGCATCGGGCGGGTGCTGCTCAAGCAGGCCGCCGACCGTGTCGTCAACGCCAGCATGGAACTCGGCGGCAACGCACCGTTCGTGGTGACCGCCGACGCCGACATCGCCAAAGCGGTCGAGGGTGCGATGCTCGCGAAATTCCGTGGCGCGGGCCAGGTGTGCACCGCCGCCAACCGGTTCTACGTGCACGCCTCGGTGCACGACGAGTTCGTCGCGGCGTTCGCCGCCAAGATCGAGGCGCTGCGCGTGGGCCCGGCCGCCGACCCGGCATCGGAGATCGGCCCGCTGGTCAGTCCGCGCGCCGCGCAGCGCGTGTCCGCGGCGATCGACGCCGCGGTCGCCGACGGCGCGGTCGTCGCGGCGAAGGCCCCCACGCCCACCGAGGGCTGGTTCGTCGCACCGACCCTGCTGACCGACGTCGCACCGGACGCGGCGATCCTGACCGACGAGATCTTCGGCCCGGTCGCTCCCGTGGTGGCCTGGGAGGACGAGGACGAACTGCTGCGCTGGGCCAACGACACCGAATATGGTTTGGCAGCCTACGTTTTCGCCGGTCGCCTGCAGGATGCGCTGCGGATCGCCGAACGCATCGACGCGGGCATGGTCGGCGTCAACCGGGGTGCGGTATCGGATCCGTCGGCGCCGTTCGGCGGGATGAAGCAGAGCGGTCTGGGCCGCGAAGGCGCCCGCGAGGGACTGCAGGAGTTCCAGGAGACCCAGTACTTCAGCGTCGCGTTCGACTGA
- a CDS encoding CaiB/BaiF CoA transferase family protein, giving the protein MQGVRVLEVAQFTFVPAAGAILADWGADVIKVEHPVRGDTQRGFINMGGFQLDPNRHPLIEHPNRGKRSVGIDVSKPEGQEVLYELAQVSDVFLTNYMPQAREKNKFDVEHIRAVNPNIIYARGSAYGDKGPERLAGGFDGTAFWTRSGVGHALTPEELGGALSQGIPAFGDSIGGMNIAGGIAAALFHRDRTGEALEVDVSLLSTAWWAAGASVTQGMETGETMRSQMPDTIGPTVNPFLGNYQTSDGGTINLCIVSPTGYIRDTFEHLGLAELADDPRFCDVLPLIEHAAEAAERIAEAIRSRPFEYWRRHLKTMKGQWAPFQSLVDLATDEQAIANDMVVEVEAADGGEPFRVVRGPVQFNHEPLETTRAPQASEHTEVVLMELGLDWDRIGKLKDVGAIA; this is encoded by the coding sequence ATGCAGGGTGTACGGGTGTTGGAGGTCGCGCAGTTCACGTTCGTTCCCGCGGCCGGAGCGATCCTCGCCGACTGGGGCGCCGACGTGATCAAGGTTGAGCATCCTGTGCGGGGCGACACCCAGCGGGGCTTCATCAACATGGGCGGGTTCCAGCTCGACCCCAACCGGCATCCGCTGATCGAGCATCCCAACCGCGGCAAGCGCAGCGTCGGCATCGACGTGTCCAAGCCCGAGGGGCAGGAGGTGCTCTACGAGTTGGCGCAGGTGTCGGATGTCTTCCTCACCAACTACATGCCGCAGGCCCGGGAGAAGAACAAGTTCGACGTCGAGCACATCCGGGCGGTGAACCCGAACATCATCTACGCGCGCGGCAGCGCGTACGGCGACAAGGGGCCCGAGCGGCTCGCCGGCGGGTTCGACGGCACCGCGTTCTGGACCCGCAGCGGTGTGGGGCACGCCCTGACACCCGAGGAACTCGGCGGCGCGTTGTCGCAGGGGATCCCCGCGTTCGGCGACTCGATCGGCGGGATGAACATCGCGGGCGGGATCGCCGCGGCGCTGTTCCACCGCGACCGCACGGGCGAGGCGCTCGAGGTCGACGTGTCCCTGCTGTCCACCGCGTGGTGGGCCGCGGGCGCGAGCGTCACGCAGGGCATGGAGACCGGCGAGACCATGCGTTCCCAGATGCCCGACACGATCGGGCCCACGGTCAACCCGTTCCTGGGGAACTACCAGACGTCCGACGGCGGCACCATCAACCTGTGCATCGTGAGCCCCACCGGCTACATCCGGGACACTTTCGAGCATCTCGGCCTGGCCGAACTCGCCGACGATCCGCGGTTCTGCGACGTGCTGCCGCTCATCGAGCACGCCGCAGAGGCCGCCGAGCGCATCGCCGAGGCGATCCGCAGCAGGCCGTTCGAGTACTGGCGCCGGCACCTCAAGACCATGAAGGGGCAGTGGGCGCCGTTCCAGAGCCTGGTCGACCTGGCGACCGACGAGCAGGCCATCGCCAACGACATGGTCGTCGAGGTCGAGGCGGCCGACGGCGGCGAACCGTTCCGCGTGGTGCGCGGACCCGTGCAGTTCAACCATGAACCGCTGGAGACCACGCGCGCCCCGCAGGCCTCCGAGCACACCGAGGTGGTGCTCATGGAGCTGGGGCTGGACTGGGACCGAATCGGGAAACTCAAGGACGTGGGCGCGATCGCCTGA
- a CDS encoding STAS domain-containing protein, protein MTITSNTPASDNHFRYGNPAVVCDGASMRAHHRQLATVVTVKGAIGSENLDQISAYVRRLVIPEKSIVLDLSGVNSFAPQAVSLFYAIDARCGELGVDWAVVASGAVLAELDDDDAGVPLTASVPDALHHFAEGTMARRRLLPLLVKSA, encoded by the coding sequence ATGACTATCACGAGCAACACCCCGGCTTCGGACAATCATTTTCGGTACGGCAATCCTGCAGTGGTCTGTGACGGCGCGTCGATGCGTGCGCATCACCGGCAGCTCGCGACCGTGGTGACGGTCAAGGGTGCCATCGGCAGTGAAAATCTGGACCAGATCTCGGCGTACGTCCGCCGCCTCGTCATTCCCGAGAAGTCCATCGTGCTCGATCTGAGTGGGGTGAACAGCTTTGCACCGCAAGCCGTTTCACTCTTCTACGCCATCGACGCACGTTGCGGTGAACTGGGCGTGGACTGGGCGGTCGTCGCCAGCGGCGCCGTGCTGGCCGAACTCGACGACGACGACGCCGGTGTGCCGCTGACGGCATCGGTACCCGACGCTCTGCATCACTTCGCCGAGGGCACCATGGCCCGCCGGCGACTCCTGCCCCTGCTCGTCAAGAGCGCCTGA
- a CDS encoding L-rhamnose mutarotase, whose protein sequence is MQRVCFVLQLRPERMDEYLTAHEQVWPEMLEALSEAGWHNYSLFVRESDGLVVGYLETDDFASAQKRMAETDVNARWQANMAEFFVSDGSNPDQLMTPLFEYFHLA, encoded by the coding sequence ATGCAGCGCGTCTGCTTCGTCCTCCAGCTCAGGCCCGAGCGGATGGACGAGTACCTCACGGCCCACGAGCAGGTCTGGCCTGAAATGCTGGAGGCACTGTCGGAAGCCGGGTGGCACAACTACTCGTTGTTCGTCCGCGAGAGCGACGGACTGGTGGTCGGCTACCTGGAGACCGACGACTTCGCCTCGGCGCAGAAACGCATGGCGGAGACCGACGTCAACGCGCGGTGGCAGGCCAACATGGCCGAGTTCTTCGTCAGCGACGGGTCCAACCCCGACCAGCTGATGACGCCCCTGTTCGAGTACTTCCACCTGGCATGA
- a CDS encoding MFS transporter — translation MKLGARSTTGWRATIAVAMSNYIEAGSIIAIATSLGFWQTAFGISNFAVGLLAALSANAFGAAIGAILGGPLCDRFGRKAIYTYDLLVYMAGVLLAACAVNYAMLLAAFIITGIAVGAGVPASWTYIAEQAPSVERAKHVGTAQLAWSVGPLIGFALAAALAPLGLLGSRLIFIHLFVVAGVVWWVRQGLAESQIWTDEAKNETQAETKAVASAVGLRGLRGLFSKRVNITALLFLGGIYLFWNTVAGQAGIFMPRVYDTAGLHSPVAQNLLQVLVWGCTVAATYFGFMRYADRVSQRLLYVGGAALGIVGWIVLVAFTDGGVPTMLAFAVLWGVSAGIGAQAFYSLWASELFATPYRASAQGVMFFVVRTMTGVLSYFFPTLLAVTGLTAVGVLLVVLLTIAMLIGAFGAPATRGKTLREIEVERYGAPVSPTAEDKERTPA, via the coding sequence ATGAAGCTCGGAGCGCGGTCCACCACCGGGTGGCGGGCGACCATCGCGGTCGCGATGTCGAACTACATCGAGGCCGGATCGATCATCGCGATCGCCACCAGCCTGGGGTTCTGGCAGACGGCGTTCGGCATCAGCAACTTCGCGGTCGGTCTGCTCGCGGCACTGAGCGCCAACGCCTTCGGCGCCGCGATCGGCGCCATTTTGGGCGGACCGTTGTGCGACCGCTTCGGCCGCAAGGCCATCTACACCTACGACCTGCTGGTGTACATGGCCGGCGTGCTGCTCGCGGCATGCGCGGTCAACTACGCGATGCTGCTGGCGGCGTTCATCATCACCGGCATCGCGGTCGGCGCGGGTGTCCCCGCGTCGTGGACCTACATCGCCGAACAGGCACCGTCGGTCGAGCGGGCCAAGCACGTCGGCACCGCGCAGTTGGCGTGGTCGGTGGGCCCGCTGATCGGTTTCGCGCTGGCGGCCGCGCTCGCGCCGCTCGGCCTGCTGGGCTCGCGGCTGATCTTCATCCACCTCTTCGTGGTCGCGGGCGTCGTGTGGTGGGTCCGCCAGGGTCTGGCCGAATCGCAGATCTGGACCGACGAGGCCAAGAACGAGACGCAGGCCGAGACGAAGGCCGTGGCCTCCGCGGTCGGACTGCGCGGACTGCGCGGATTGTTCTCCAAGCGCGTCAACATCACCGCGCTGCTGTTCCTCGGCGGCATCTACCTGTTCTGGAACACCGTGGCCGGGCAGGCCGGCATCTTCATGCCGCGTGTGTACGACACCGCGGGTCTGCACAGCCCCGTCGCGCAGAACCTGCTGCAGGTGCTGGTGTGGGGGTGCACGGTCGCGGCCACGTACTTCGGGTTCATGCGGTACGCCGACCGCGTCTCGCAGCGCCTCCTCTATGTCGGCGGCGCAGCGCTGGGCATCGTGGGCTGGATCGTGCTGGTGGCGTTCACCGACGGCGGCGTGCCGACCATGCTGGCGTTCGCGGTGCTGTGGGGTGTCTCGGCCGGTATCGGCGCGCAGGCCTTCTACAGTCTGTGGGCCAGTGAGCTGTTCGCGACGCCGTACCGCGCCAGCGCGCAGGGCGTGATGTTCTTCGTCGTGCGCACCATGACGGGCGTGCTCAGTTACTTCTTCCCGACGCTGCTGGCCGTCACCGGGCTCACCGCGGTCGGTGTGCTGCTCGTCGTGCTTTTGACCATCGCGATGCTGATCGGCGCGTTCGGCGCGCCGGCCACGCGCGGCAAGACGCTGCGGGAGATCGAGGTCGAACGCTACGGCGCCCCCGTGAGCCCGACGGCAGAAGACAAGGAAAGGACCCCGGCATGA